CAGTGTATCaccacactgtgtgtgtgtgtgtgcgctatCTATCTGGATATGTCTCTGAGGGTCTCAGTGTATCACCGCACTATGTGTGTGCTGTCTATCTGCCTGGATATGACTCTGAGGGTCTCAGAATATCACTGCAATATGTGAGTGCACTCTCTCTGACTCTACATGTCTCTCAATGTATCACTGCACTATGCGTGTGCTGTCTCTCTGCTTGGATATGTCTCTGAGGATCTCAGTGTATCACTgcattatgtgtgtgtggtgtctcTCTGCTTGGATATGTCTCTGAGGGTCTCAATGTATCACTGCACTATGCATGTGCTGTCTTTCTGTCTGGATATGTCTCTGAGAGTCTCAGTGTATCACTGCTATCTCTCTGCTTGGATATGTCTCTTGTGGTCTCAGTGTATCACTTCACTGAATGTGTGCTGTCTGCCTGGATGTGTCTCTGAGGGTCTCAGTGTATCACCGCACTATGTGTGTGCTGTCTATCTGCCTGGATATGACTCTGAGGGTCTCAGAATATCACTGCACTATGTGAGTGCACTCTCTCTGACTCTACATGTCTCTCAGTGTATCACTGCACTATGCGTGTGCTGTCTCTCTTCTTGGATATGTCTCTGAGGATCTCAGTGTATCACTGCATTATGTGTGTGGTGTCTCTCTGCTTGGATATGTCTCTGAGGGTCTCAATGTAACACTGCACTATGCATGTGCTGTCTTTCTGTCTGGATATGTCTCTGTCTCAGTGTATCACTGCTATCTCTCTGCTTGGATATGTCTCTTGTGGTCTCAGTGTATCACTTCACTGAATGTGTGCTGTCTGCCTGGATGTGTCTCTGAGGGTCTTAGTGTATCACTGCACTATATTTGTGCTGTCTCTCTGCCTGGATATGTCTCTGAGGGTCTCAGTGTATCACTACACTATGAATGTGTTGTCTTTCTGTCTGGATATGTCTCTGAGAGTCTCAGTGTATCATTGCACTATGTGCCTGCTGTCTCTCTGCCTGGAAATGTCTCTGAGGATCTCAGTGTATcactgcatatgtgtgtgtgctatCTCTCTGCCTGGATATGTTTCTGAAGGTCTCAGTGTATCACTGCACTATGTATGTGCTCTCATTCAGTCTGGATACGTTTCTGAGGGTCTCAATGTATCACTTTATAGAGTATATGCTGTATCTCTACCTGGACATGTCTCTATCTCAGTGTATCACTGTACTGGGTGTGTGCTGACTCTCTCTGCTGGATATGTCTCTGAGGATCTCAGTGTAACGCTGCACTAAGTGAGTGCTGTCTCTCTGCCTAGAAATGTCTCTGAGGGTCTCAGCTGCACTATTTGTATGCTATCTCTCTGTTTGGATATGTCTCTTAGAGTCTCAATGTATCACTGCACTATGTGCGTGCTGTCTCTCTGCCTGGAAATGTCTCTGAGGGTCTGTTTATCACTGCTATCTCTGCTTTGATATGTCTCTTGTGGTCTCAGTGTATCACTTCACTGAATGTGTGCTGACTGCCTGGATGTGTCTCTGAGGGTCTCCGTGTATCACTGTATgtttgctgtctctttctcttaaATATGTCCGAGGATCTCAGTGTATCACTGCACTATGTTtgtcctgtctctctctcctggatgtGTCTCTGAGGGTCTCCCAGTGTAtcactgcagtgtgtgtgtgtgctgtttcTCTCTCCTGAATGTGTCACTGAGGATCTCAGTGTAtcactgcagtgtgtgtgtgtgtgtgtgtgtgtgtgtgtgtgtgtgtgtgtgtatgtgctgcctctctctcctgaatttatttatttttatttattcaatttttatatATCGATATTCGTAAAAATtccatatcggtttacatcataaaacattaaaaccaaAGTATAAAAAACATGATACAAAGGTAGAACAAATCTAAAATAAtaggtaatacattttaaatccctttaaataatacaatcaataaaatttaacaaaatccTAACTGCCCATAAAACTAGTATATAAAAGATAAATAATACAGTAGGCTAAAATTATACAATTAAGAGACCAACTTCAATGCAAAAACGCCTGttcaaaaagccatgtcttgagttgtttttgttttttttaaagtatgtggGTGTGTTTCGAGTCTTATGTCAACCTGTAGTGAGTTCCATATTTTTGGAcctgccaatgatagtgctctgtTACAGGCTGTGTTTAGGTGTGCCAATTTTGGAGATGGAATAGATAGCAATGCCTTGCTAGAGGATCTTAGGTTTCATTGAGGGGTATGAATGAGTAGGgcggcattcagccattcagttTTTTCACCATATAATGATTTGTGAATTAGGGTTAAACATTTGAACTGAGTTCTGTATTataaataggaagccagtggagttctttcaggattggggtgatgtgatcatatttattttttacttcctGTTAAAAGCTGAGTTGCGGCATTTTGCAAAGGTTGCAAAGGGCGGATCGTAGTAGCAGGGAGACCTAAtagcagagcattgcagtaatcaaatttagaaaacaaaagaGCCTGAAGGACAGTTCTAAATCATTAGTGTGTAATagtagttttaattttttttaaatttgcaatttGTAAAAACCTTCCTTTACCATGTTACTTATAGATTTCTTAAAATTGAATTCACGATCCAaaatgatgcctaaatctcttactttctGAGTAATTATTTGGGGATTATGTAATGCTTTGGTTTCTGATATAaccttttcatttaatttattgcaGATCAgtagaatttctgtttttgaatatGTCTCTGAGGATCTCAGTGTATCACTGCAGTGTATGTTTGTGttgtctctctctcctgaatGTGTCTCTGAGGATCTCAGTGTATCACtgcagtgtgtgtttgtgctgtctctctctcctgaatgtgtctctgaagatctcagtgTATCAatgcagtgtgtatgtgtgctgtctctctctcctgaatGTGTCTCTGAGGATCTCAGTGTATCGCTGCAGTGTGTGAGTTTGTGCTGTGTCTCTCTCCTGAATGTGTCTCTGAGGATCTCAGTGTATcgctgtagtgtgtgtgtgtgtgtttgtttgtgctgtctctctctcctgaatGTGTCTCTGAAGACCTCAGTGTAtcactgcagtgtgtgtgtgtgtgtgtgtgtgtatgttgtctctctctcctgaatGTGTCTCTGAGGATCTCAGTGTAtcactgcagtgtgtgtgtgtgctgtctctctctcctgaatGTGTCTCTGAGGATCTCAGTGTAtcactgcagtgtgtgtgtgttcgctctctctctcctgaatatGTCTCTGAGGATCTCAGTGTAtcactgcagtgtgtgtgtgtgctgtctcTTTCTCCTGAATGTGTCTCTGAGGATCTCAATGTATCACtacagtatgtgtgtgagtgtgtgtgagtgtgtgtgtgtgatgtgtgtacTGTTTCTCTCTCCTGAACATGTCTCTATGGGGCTCTTATTGTATAACTGCACTGCACTGCAGTGTGCTGCATTTGTTCAGTTTATATGGCTGTTCACCCTGAGAGTTTGTCAGCATCCTTTCAGTGCTATTACAATGAGTTCCTCTATTCCCACTCCTTTCcatctgaaaagaataaaattactgcaAATAACAGTGGATGAATTTTAGTTGTGCGTAGTAGGGCACATTTTCAGAGGTAAGAAGTTAAGGCATTTTAGGACCAAAAGATTATTTGCACTGAAAACTAGATATATAAAACCCACCTGAAGATCAGATGAACACTTACATGAAACTCATAGATACATACATATATGGGATAGGATTACTGACCTGTCAAATATTATGTTTAGATTTCTAATATACTGTAAATTATCTCAGTACATCCACTGTAGGGTCATGACTCCAAACTGCCAACTATTATGGGCGTCTAACTTTGGGCACCTTACTATACTAACTTAGATCACTGAAAGAACTTGTAATATTTAGTGCTTTATTTCTCTATGTAGGTCTTGAGAATTAAGAATTGCACACCTGTTACAGCTGGATTTAAGAATTTCCTGCAGCTTTGCTGACAGAGGCGAAGAAGCAGTCTCTGGAGCTTTCTTAAGATAATGGATGAGTTCCTGAAGCTGATGTATATGAATATTTCTGACCGCCTCAACGTGCCATGGGAGGAGGACAGTTTCTGCACTGACTCGGTTAGCAACATCACCTTCCTGATTGTGGCATACAGTGCAGTGATTGCTGTGGGGCTGATTGGCAATGTCTGCCTAGTCTTTGTGATAATGCGACAGAAAGAGATGAGGAATGTCACCAACATCTTCATTGCCAACCTCTCCTGCTCTGATGTTCTCATGTGCCTGGTTTGCCTACCAGTCACAGTGATCTACACTTTGATGAATCGGTGGATGCTGGGAGAAGCTCTCTGCAAGATGACGCCCTTCATTCAGTGTATCTCTGTCACAGTATCCATTCTCTCCTTAGTTCTGATAGCTTTGGAGAGGCACCAGTTGATCATCAACCCAACTGGGTGGAAGCCAATTCCTTGGCATGCATACATGGCCGTAGTTATCACTTGGATAGTGGCTTGCTTCATCTCCTTACCCTTCCTGTCCGTTAGCATCCTGACCAAGCTCCCATTTCAGAACCTCTCCTTACCTTTTGACCCCTTTGTCAACCACTTTGTATGCATGGACAATTGGCCTTCAGAGAATCACCGGCTGGCCTATACCACATGTCTTCTCATCTTCCAGTACTGCTTGCCCCTGCTTCTCATCTTGGTCTGTTACCTGCGAATCTTCCTGCGGTTGCGTCGTCGAAAGGACATGGTAGAGAGAGCCAAAGATGGGTGCCGCAAAGCTAACCACAAGAAGATCAACATCATGCTGGCAAGTATCGTGGTGGCCTTTGCCATCTGTTGGCTGCCACTGACTGTTTTCAATGCCCTCTATGATTGGGACCATGAGAAAATTTCTGTCTGCTATCACAACCTCATCTTCTCCCTTTGCCACCTGACTGCCATGGCCTCCACTTGTGTTAACCCCATCATGTATGGCTTCCTCAATAATAATTTCCAGAAGGAGGTGAAGGCCTTGATCTATCGCTGCCGCTGCAGTGGAGAACAGGACAAATATGAGACTTTTCCATTATCCACAGTTAGCACAGAGGTATCTAAGGCCTCATCATTACAAAGCAGCAGTGTCAATAACAATGGGTAATTGTAGTGTGTCCTCTTACTCAAGAAATCCCTTCTTCTGATTCATGTCTCAGAGGAGATGAGGACTTTTAATAAGAGCAAACTGAGAAGTTTCATCTTATTGCCCCACAAATGATGGGCTTCTGATATAGTGTGCACTTTCAGATAATCCATTTTTTATTCTTATATTGTACCCATTAAGGCTTATTTATTTCTCCCACACAAACTGTTCTCCATGTCCTCAGTTTCGCCCAGCAGCACCAGTTGGCTGGTGTCCTATGTTACTATCCACGTTTGCTCCATAGCAGTTCTAGGAGGATTGACGAAGACACAAGCTGGGAAGGTGGATGCCTGTCAGTGTCATTCTGTGTATCTCCAGCACTAGGATAACTACGTGAtttcaggaacaccaagacatttTTTAGTTACTGCCCTTTTACATAGCAGCCATCCTGAAGCATTCTGGGATATGTAGTGTTAAAACTTCAGTAGGGAAAGCAGAATTATGTACTCCAAAATTCTTTGGGTCGGGTCCTAAAAAAGAATTCAGGATAGGCCAAAAATGTCCCAGTTGTTGTGATGCCTTCCAGTCATCTTATTCCACCATTCACTTGCCCCGTGCTGACCAAGAATGGGAGCAACCCACTGAGAACAGGAATCTGGGCTGTAGCTTCCACAGAAGTTAGCTCTGTTGCTGTTTCCAGGTCAGTAGGTGTTGTGCTTGGCTTCGGCCTGTCAAAAGATGGGCTGTAGCATGAGGTGTACTGGGACTGTTGCCAAAATgcaaactgaattttaaaagtaatCCCTGCTGAGTTTATTCAGCTTTAAAACATGGAAaagtgatgatttttttttttttaccctcagAAGAGTGACTAAAAATGACATAGGCAGTTTTCTTTGTCACAAGGTACTCTGCGAGCGGCATGGCACCACTGCGAGGTGATGGCCACAGGAATGAATTCCAGGGTCCATCAGCAGTAAATCAAGCTCCAACTCCCATCAGTAGCTCTCTGCTGGGTTCCTTCTTGTCCCTGGCTCTCACTTCATGTAATACATTGACCCGTGACTTAAGTCTTCAATGCCTCCTACGGACAAAATGTCTTTCCTCACCCCTGCTAAGTAAGGCCCGGTGATGTCGGGTCTTCTTTCTACTTCTTTGCCATCCTCATCCTCAGCAAATAGGAACTACTGTTTATATAGCACAGACAGAAGGAAGTGGTTACAGATTGCAAGGTCTGCATAATGCATTGGAGGTCATGTTTAAATTGGATCCTCAAAATTATTTGTATAAATATTTTTCAACTAAGCCTGAGaaacccagggccagtgcaaggcaTTCTAAGTGATTCTTGtcatgcacccctccccccccctcctctcaacTCCACAAGGCCCAGCAGAATTCCCATTCctcatcccctctctccccctttatCCCCAAGGGcattcttctctttctccatatCAACCCCAGCCCCAGGACCCAGGGTGTGCGGAGAACATGGTGGGAGCATTTGTGCTGGCTCCCGCCACCTTAGGTGAGGTCCTGGGAATGCAGCCAGCTGTTTCAGTGCTGCCGTGAACCCGGCAGTGAAACTGGGTCACAGTGCTCCTGAAAGCAGCCTCTCCGGCAAGAGACAGCTtggcagagtgagagagaagtAGAGGAAGCTGCAGAGAACCCGCTGAGAAGCTCTCATCACTACTCAGGCCATGATCAATGCTAGCCTGGttcagtcctgctgctgctgtcctcAAAACTGTAGCACTTTAGGTGGCCACCTAGTCACCTATTGCTTCTACTAGCCCTGCAGAAACCTGAGAGTGAAAGAGTTGGCAGAGCTGCTTTGCAAGAAGAGCTAGATTTGATCTCATTTTAACTATATCTTACAGTGCCAGTGGGCAAGTACCCATCAGCACAGTTAACTAACCATGGGCTACAGGATCCATGGAGATATAgttcaactatttttttttttaggcaaatcagaactacaattccCAGCATGCCACAGGtctaaaccaggactggatcagccttttTGGGTCGACCTGGGTGAGATGGCAAAGTTAACATTACCTAAAATCTCAGTTAAAAACAaagggatcaatattcaaagggtttaggctcctaacgGTTAGAGTTAGCCTCCTAAATTGGCTCATTTGTAAACTTACTGGGTCTGAGTTCTTAAATTCAGATCCCTAATTTAAACTAGGCCCCTAAATACAGGACCCtaaaaaagtgggtggctacagaGGGAGATTTAGGGAGGGGAAAGAAAGATAGGAACTTAGCACCAATTTTCAGAATTAGACCTAAATTAGGAATCCTAAATTTAGaggctcagctttttttgaatataggCCTCAAGAAGTCAACACAGCTCCTAAATGCAGGCACTTAAATTAGCTCCAGACAAggtaattcatcaaaatgcgttatggagTTAACACCCACGATAATGCCAAAATGCCCGGCAAAACGCATGCGATAGTAATGGTAACATGTGGTGCGAACGCAAATTTTTCAAAGGGTCGGGACTGGGGAGGGGATGGGCGGGAAGGGCATTTtcgcactgtgtgatagcataacgcaCGCTATCGCACACTTTTaacgccaaaaataactacacattttttcctggtgttaagctgtgcgaaatGCCTGTAATGCAATTCacgataaagattgcaaattgcattttggtcatttttgtcttgtggagtatggagagagagagagagagcctctggggagaccttcacagtattcaactatttacaTCACTATAGGATGGTCAGCTAATAACCTGAGGTGAGGTTTGGTGATCGTTtagggttttgggaccagtttgacttgcagagtgagacatgcaaatagcacagtacacctcggtgaagatttgacatcatttggggtaaggaaagtctcccaaagatgagatttctacaatgttctctcaccctagcttgatggactctataacagggtactgaCAATTTTGCTTATTCCTGTAACCACACACTTTTTAGGCTTCCAAATTTAGAAGCCTAGTGAAACTAGAACATCAGAAGTTAGGCcctctaaactctttgaaaattgaccctgtCCTATTTTAATTATGCCAATGTTTAAATTCTACTTGATTTCCTTGATTTTCCAATGCTGAAACCTTACTGCTGTATGGATGCACATTAGAGACAATCATCAAGACTCACAGACTCAGAGGAGGTTTTAGGAAATGTATTTGTTACAGAAAATATGGTTGAAATTGACAAGGCCAGGGttcaagatttaaaagcagcctcaaaaaaaggtgggtttttaagtAGGATCTGAATGAATATGGCCATCAGGCACGTGGCAATCTTATTTTTACTATGAATGTTACCAATTCTCCATTTGTATAAACTCCCCTGAAAGTattattaatataaatatatCTGTAGATATCAATCTGTATAAATATATACAGGTGTACATACAgactttataaaatgtattttcttgtgGCATCGTATTTTTCTCTCCACTTTGCTACAGCTGTAAGACTTTGAAAACAAATCGAAAGCTTTGGGAATTTTTGGAAAACTTctaggaattttgtttttctaaaggCCAGTTATAAATAAAAGCAAAGCTCTATCCTACCAAATAAAAATACTCTGTGGTTTGAAGAATGCTGTCTGAGTATTCTGTGAAAGGAATTGGGGTGGAAGACAAATCCATGTATGGGATGAATGGTGAGTTTCTTTTAGAGATGAGGAACTTGCTGGCTTAAAATTCAGATTCTTCCAAATAATCAATAAATAGCACAGGGCAGGGGTTCTCAACTCAGGCCTCAGACATATCtagtcagtcagattttcaggatatcctcagtgaatatgcatgaaagagatctGCACGCActgtctccattatatgcaaatctctctcatgcatattcattgtggatatcctgaaaacctgcctggctCCGTGTGTCCAAGGAGTGAGTGGAGAATCACTGGCATAGGGGAAGACACTAGcagaccctgcccctgcccccctaGTTCAATCAGCTCTTTGTAACTTCGCCAGCCTCTTCTCCAGACCATTTATTATCACAATATAGATCAGTGGCATCCCTGTGTGCAGGGACTTGTAATCgtgcttttctaaagaaatgtaAGAGGCAAGTCACAACTACAAtagggtaaaaccaagactggatcaacctgtcctgaaaacctgaagcCAGCTGGGAACCCTAGGGATGCCAAGTCATCTAGGTCAACCCCTAGTGGCCCTTCCCAATCCCCCAGCCACAGATTCCTTCTGCCTTCCCATTATGGTTCATGATGAACTCTGACCCCGGTGCTGATTAAAATCCTTCAGCACGACAAGAACAGCTTTGGATTACCAGCGCCATGCAGCTTACGCTCCATCAACCGAGCTAGGAGGCAGGAATAGGGGGAAAGGGAATGGAGGGAGTGTATGTGAAGGACCCAGAGTGTTGCAAGAGGATACACAAG
This sequence is a window from Rhinatrema bivittatum chromosome 5, aRhiBiv1.1, whole genome shotgun sequence. Protein-coding genes within it:
- the LOC115092906 gene encoding neuropeptide Y receptor type 1-like, translating into MDEFLKLMYMNISDRLNVPWEEDSFCTDSVSNITFLIVAYSAVIAVGLIGNVCLVFVIMRQKEMRNVTNIFIANLSCSDVLMCLVCLPVTVIYTLMNRWMLGEALCKMTPFIQCISVTVSILSLVLIALERHQLIINPTGWKPIPWHAYMAVVITWIVACFISLPFLSVSILTKLPFQNLSLPFDPFVNHFVCMDNWPSENHRLAYTTCLLIFQYCLPLLLILVCYLRIFLRLRRRKDMVERAKDGCRKANHKKINIMLASIVVAFAICWLPLTVFNALYDWDHEKISVCYHNLIFSLCHLTAMASTCVNPIMYGFLNNNFQKEVKALIYRCRCSGEQDKYETFPLSTVSTEVSKASSLQSSSVNNNG